The Pseudomonas sp. DG56-2 genome contains a region encoding:
- a CDS encoding efflux transporter outer membrane subunit — protein sequence MKPAFALCPLLLSLLAGCTLGPDFHAPSGKAPAHWPALQEMPAPSQAQAEPLEQRWWESFHDAKLTALIERATQGNLDLQIASARLLQSRALRTSIASEQTPAVDLDAGYSRGRNSAQGLSDPSGKGGKSAFNLWQGDLTASWELDLWGRVRRQVEAADAVVEVAENDRRGVLLSLLAETAGNYIQLRAVQSNLKVTRENLEVSRHSLRLSQMRLRDGVATTLDVAQASAQVASIEARLPTLEERQAQLINALSLLLAEPPRSLQAQLQAPAEMPAPQQRFAIGVPSELAQRRPDILQANAQLHAATANIGVAKADFYPSIRLSGNVGFQSMQLSDFGGWDSRRFGIGPQLSLPIFEGGRLSGVLKLREAQQQEAALHYQQVVLRAWHEIDDVLRLYNASQLRRDLLAEAVRQNRVALQTAQQQYVEGAVDFLNVLSVQGALLASEEQWVESSAAVSQALVGLYKALGGGWQAFDPAMTAAVTTDD from the coding sequence ATGAAACCTGCGTTCGCCTTGTGCCCATTGCTGCTGAGCCTGCTCGCCGGTTGTACCTTAGGCCCCGATTTTCACGCGCCTTCGGGCAAGGCCCCGGCCCATTGGCCTGCGCTTCAGGAGATGCCAGCGCCGAGCCAGGCTCAGGCCGAGCCGCTGGAGCAACGCTGGTGGGAGAGCTTTCACGACGCCAAACTCACTGCCCTGATCGAGCGCGCCACGCAAGGCAACCTCGACCTGCAGATCGCCAGCGCGCGATTGCTGCAAAGCCGTGCGCTGCGTACCAGCATTGCTTCCGAGCAAACCCCAGCGGTCGACCTGGACGCCGGTTACAGCCGTGGCCGCAACAGCGCCCAAGGTCTGAGCGATCCCTCGGGCAAAGGCGGAAAGTCGGCGTTCAACCTCTGGCAAGGTGACCTGACCGCCAGCTGGGAGCTGGATCTGTGGGGCCGGGTACGCCGTCAGGTCGAAGCCGCTGATGCCGTGGTGGAAGTCGCCGAGAATGACCGGCGTGGCGTGCTGCTGTCATTGCTGGCCGAGACCGCCGGCAACTACATTCAATTGCGCGCGGTACAGAGCAACTTGAAGGTCACCCGGGAAAACCTCGAGGTCTCGCGGCATAGCCTGCGCCTGTCGCAAATGCGCTTGCGTGATGGTGTCGCCACCACGCTGGACGTTGCCCAGGCCAGCGCTCAGGTGGCGTCGATCGAGGCGCGCCTGCCAACACTGGAGGAGCGCCAGGCGCAATTGATCAATGCCCTGAGCCTGTTGCTCGCCGAGCCGCCGCGCAGCTTGCAGGCCCAATTGCAGGCGCCGGCCGAGATGCCGGCGCCGCAGCAGCGCTTTGCGATTGGCGTGCCCTCGGAGCTGGCTCAGCGACGCCCGGATATTCTCCAGGCCAACGCTCAATTGCATGCCGCCACTGCCAACATCGGTGTGGCCAAGGCTGATTTCTACCCGAGCATTCGCTTGTCGGGCAATGTCGGCTTTCAGTCGATGCAATTGTCCGATTTCGGAGGCTGGGATTCGCGCCGATTCGGCATCGGGCCGCAGTTGAGCCTGCCGATATTCGAAGGTGGACGCTTGAGTGGCGTGCTCAAGTTGCGCGAGGCCCAGCAGCAGGAAGCCGCGTTGCACTATCAACAAGTGGTGTTGCGTGCCTGGCATGAGATCGACGATGTCCTGCGGCTGTACAACGCCAGCCAGCTGCGCCGCGACCTGCTGGCTGAAGCCGTGCGCCAGAACCGTGTTGCCTTGCAGACGGCGCAGCAGCAATACGTCGAAGGCGCGGTGGATTTTCTCAATGTGCTCAGTGTTCAGGGCGCCTTGCTGGCCAGCGAGGAGCAGTGGGTCGAGAGCTCGGCCGCGGTGTCACAGGCCCTGGTGGGTTTGTACAAGGCCTTGGGCGGCGGTTGGCAAGCATTCGACCCGGCGATGACGGCCGCGGTTACAACGGACGATTGA